Part of the Nothobranchius furzeri strain GRZ-AD chromosome 2, NfurGRZ-RIMD1, whole genome shotgun sequence genome, ACCTCCTTCCTGTCCCTTCTGCATCCGTCCATCATCTTAAACCTGGCCCAGGTCCAGTTCTGAAGCGGCGCCCAGCGCAGAGAATTAAACAAATCAGGAGGAATTTCATCCTCGATGCGTTTGGTTTTCTCCCTCAGAGGTCACTGCACAGGAGTCTGTCCTCCGTGGTGAGGTGGGGTGTCCCCATACATGTCCTCCCCTCCTGGTATCTGTCCCCCAACGGGTGTCATCCTCTTCTCCTTCTGCCGCCGGTTACAGAACCAAACCCTCACCACCTCCTTCTCCAGCTGCAGGCTGTCCGCCAGCGAGTTGATCTCCGCCGCTCCTGGTTTGGGACATTTAAGAAAATGGCTCTCCAGAGCGCCCTTCACGCCCACCTCGATGGAGGTCCTCTTTTTCCGCTTCCTGCCCTGCGCCGCGATTTTATCCAGGCTGGTGGGACTCCCGGACGTGGAGTCCGCCTCCTCCAGCCACTTGTTCAGCAGCGGCTTGAGTTTGCACATGTTTTTGAAGCTGAGCTGAAGCGCCTCGAACCTGCAGATGGTGGTCTGAGAAAACACGTTCCCGTAGAGGGTCCCAAGAGCCAGACCCACGTCCGCCTGGGTGAAGCCCAGCTTGATCCGCCGCTGCTTGAACTGCTTCGCAAACTGCTCCAACTCATCGGAGGTCGGCGTGTCCTCGTCCGACTGGTCCTGGTGTCCCCCGTGCTGCTGCTGGTGTGAGatggactgctggtgggccccGGGGCCGCTCCCGTGCTCACTGAGGTGCGGACTGTGGCTGTGGTGGTCCTCGTCTCTCAGGGAGTGGTGGTGCATCCCTCCCCCTTGCTCTCCCCCCGGCATCAGACCGAAGCCGGACTGAGAGTAGACTAGACTCTGGCCCTCAGACGTCGCCATGCCGGAGATGTGAGTCGTGGCGGTGCTGGTTCGCCATGCTCTGGCGTCGTGATGCGCCTGCTGGTGCGCTAGGTGAGGGTgtcgctgttgctgctgctgctgcagactgcTGGAGTTCTGCAGCTCCTCTCGGTCACTGTCATGCAGTATGGGCTTCACGTCCTGCTCTCCGAGGGGACTGGATGGCCACGGCGCCCCGCTGTCCCCGTGAGAGAGCGCCGTTATCCACTGGTGCGCGTGGCTGAGCGGATGCCCACCGCCCGGTAACGTGCCGTAGTCGTTCTGGAGCAGGGTGTGCGCGTCCCTGTACGCTGCCGCCTGCTGCATGCTCCCGGACTCCGCGAGCGGCGGCGCGCTGCTGGGGGTGCTGAGGACGCTGTAGTGGTTGGACGTTGCGGTCGCCATAACTACAGGAGCCAGAGTGGTCGCCGGAGTTAAACGGAGGCTGCCTTTGACAGGAACTCTTTTGCGCCACGGGGCAGCGAGGCGTCTCTCTCCAGCATCTCCCGGGCGCTGTGCCAAGGGGACGCAGAGGCGCGCACCTGTGGTCCGCCTCGCTCCGCTCTTTATTGGCCGAGAACGACTGACAGATGTGGTTACCCCTGACAGCACCCCGCTCATTGGTCACGGGAGAGCGTAGTGAAAACCCCACTTGCTCTGCCCGACAATGCGAGCAGTCCTGCAGCACTGGTGAGCAAAGTGAAGGGAAGAACACAGAAAATCCTTGTGCGCTGAAGAAAACACCAAACATCAGCTGGAAGTAGTTCACTCCCTCTGATCTGGGTCACTGGGTCACGTTTAGTGCGCGTAAGGAGTCTGCGTAAAAGTTTTTAGAGCTTTTACAATCCGCCAGTTTGAGTGCTGAAAGAAAAACTTTGAGCTGCAAATTTCATAAAGTTTCCagcatttttttaattttatttttctttttcaaactgCGCACTTTGGGGGATTTCGCACCATAAACTCTGAACTTCCAGCTGCCTCTCTGCCCTCAGGACGCTgtccagagtgtgtgtgtgtgtgtgtgcgtgagggaaagagagagagagaggagtgcGTGCTTCCAGCGTCTGCCCCGTTACCATGGCAAGCGCGCTGAATGGAACAACAACGCCCACGTCACAGCTGCAATTCGCTCTTTTCCAAAGGGCTCATTGGGGCCGCGCGCTCGGCCGTCGGGACAAATAAagaggggggtgggtggggttgtCCGGGGAGCGGAGAGGGCAGCTCCTGGCCAAACACAGAGGAGGCTGCAAGAATGGACCCCTCAGTCCGCTGTGCCCCCACCGTGCCCCCTTCCACCTGCTTGTTGGGTAAACTCTGAGAATGATGCGCCCTCAAGCGGGGTTTGTTCCTCCAAAACCAAAATGTATCTGTCTTTTATCAAATCAGTCATGACCCACATTTTTAGTcaattaaaatgacgcaaaaaatAAGTTTAGAATATTTCCCAGTGCatacacactcacctaaaggattaggaACACCATGTTAATACGgcgtttgaccccctttcaccttcagaactgccttcatTCTGCATGGCAGTgactcaacaaggtgctgaaagctttctttagaaatgttggcccatattgataggatagcgtcttgcagttgatggagatgcacatgcagggcacgaagctcccgttccaccacatcccaagatGCTCCATTGGGTTGGGATCTGGTGGGGGGTGTTGTAGTacggtgaactcatcgtcatgttcaagaaacccatATGAAATGATTCGAGCTTTATGAGATGGTGCATTATCcttctggaagtagccatcaaaggatggtggtcatgaagggatggacgtggtcagaaacaatgctcaggtagcccgtggcatttaaacgatgcctattgggccattcccatgggtaccgggtcggccccagcctggcccggttgattccacacatccttgtcttaagcccatgtgggctgattctacccaccaatcagaggcttgctctaatggaaggtgtgaatttgctgtcagcagtgggcgtgttggccctggtcggcctgaagcagaccccctcgagaagagggctgagaatgagccttggttggcccggaaaaataccaggccacccagatatgtaaacaacctacgctacccggcccgggccgacccggtacagatgggaatggcccacaattggcactaaggggcctaaagtgtaccAAGAAagcatcccccacaccatgacaccacctccaccactagcctgcacagtggtaacaaggcatgatggatccatgttctcattctgtttacgccaaattatgACTCGACCATCTGAAcgtctcaacagaaatggagactcatcagaccaggcaacatttttccagtcttcaactgtccagttttggtgagctcgtgcaaattgtagcctcttgttCCTGTTTGTGGTGGaggtgagtggtacccggtggggtcttctgctgttgtagcccatccgcctcaaggctgTGCCTGTTGTGGCTTCATAAACGCTTTGctacattcctcggttgtaacgagaggttatttcagtcaaagttgctcttctatcagcttgaatcagtcggcccattctcctctgacctctagcatcaacaagacattttctcccacaggactgccgcacattggatgttttcccttttcccaccattctttgtaaactctagaaatggttgtgggtgaaaatcccagtagctGAGCAGACTGTGAAACCTTGATCAATCAGTGTAATGAAAAGTCcaataaatacacctgaaaacaatcCTCACCTTTAGTTTACCTCCACATTATTAGAGtaatacattttaatgttttgatggtatgatgtcatttcctgtcatgtttacaaatattactaCACGCTATGCAGACTTGTTTATTTTATATTGAGAGGCACAATTTCAAACTGTCATTGCTCCTTTAGGTATTTTCCAAAAAATTACTGTTATAGAAACAATTATAAATGTGGAGTTTTGTTGACCCAAAAGGTGAAATGTTAATTTAACACATTTCTTTACAGTTTCACGTAGCTGTAGCTAACATTTCCTTTACACACGTAGAACATTATAGCATCAGAACAAAATTCATGCATTTTAGTTGACTAAAATAAGACAAACTAAAACAAATTAAATGACACAATTTTgacataaattaaaaataaattttgTCAAAatactaaaactaaataaaagatTCTTGTCAAAATTAGCACTGCTCCAGCAACAGCTCTCTTTTTCACCTGAGAAGTGGTTCTAGTCTaacttccctgtttgtgacatcacaatcaggGACATGATTACAGAAAATAAATGGATGTGTTTTTTCATGCTTagtgttggtttatgcttgacgcgtttactttccgcgcggtgatgcggctcgcggatggaacgcgcttcacacctcgcagcgtttatggttcatgcggcttgtctctgcggtgagccaatattctcccaaactgtagggggcagcatggagctctacggcatgcatccaacactacaccatagtagaagtagaaatgactgtttacaacacggcattccagcattttttaacagcgtcctcgtcttttccgacagtgcgacagtgccgtgtccagatcttttaaaatggggtggcccaggtgaggcacagctttgtgcatgggtggcaccaatggtcatGCTTTTTTtgctttacccccaagccttttgtggacaatgaaaagcctattcaaaggtaaattagtgtgttggcacctggggtggccaatcagactccaagggtggcatgtgctaccccaggccactccctggacacgcccctgcagtgcgagccatttctctccaagaattattaacaacatgttgatcacggtgatctctgagagctgaatcatacaaatgtctgtatttacgaacctctgccatactagttcttgccggtccgccatgttttccgtgtccgactgtccgcgtggttaggaAATTTCgtaggtgcgcggtgtggaaagtTTGGTCCATGCAGAGGCAGGGCATGGTTGtttaaatgacgcaattttgccgcgcgaacctcgcggacgcgtcaagcataagccAAGAGTGTTTGTAGAGGCCCACATGGCAGGTGAGGCAGGGAGTTGATGATCCAGACAAGTTGGAATTCTGACATCTCTACAGCTGTCGGCAGCAGTTTGTGATTTTCCTAAAGAACGTTGAAAGAAAACTATTCTCATCtctaacttctttaaagtgatcatAAATTTGCTAAGGACATGAGAGCCAATGAAAAAGTCACTAAAGGAGCCTTTGCATACGGCATCTTCTGACAACAAACCCATTCTTATTCTCCAGAAATCTCCTGAAACCCTTGTAGAGTCACAGGACTGGTTTCAACCAACGTCAGCAGCAGCTAGCTTCGAGAAAACTTGATTTTATCGGCTCAGCGTGGAACACGTGTTGTAAAACCACCCAACTATCAGGAGAAATCTCCAGATCAGGACGCTCCACATCATGCTGATAACATTCTGTGTTTATATTCAGACATTAGCGTTTATTCAGCTGATTAGTAGATTGCACATGTGACCAGGTCGGTCAGTAAATGCTGTGAATGATCAAGCGTCCGCCTTGATGCTAAATGATCAGGATTAAAAGAACACCGGCGTGTAATTCAGAGAATCACTAAACGTGTCACCGGGGGCTTCTGCAGGCCGTGTGTCGAGACGGCCAAAACACATTACCCTAATAGACATGCAAACTACTGGCCGCCCAATTACACAACTTAATAATGCATAAACGATGCGAGTCCTGTTCTTACAAGTCAAAGGGATCGCCGCTAATTTAGTCAAAAAAGACCCGCCGTTGACGCCGTTTCACACGTCTGTCTGTGTTCAGCACAGGCGTAACGATGAAGACTCTGAGCGTTAAATTAACAGTAATTATATGGCGCTGGTGCCATAAAGATCTAATTTGTCTAAAGCGAGTCTCGGCGCGGCCCGCCGGTGATTAAAAGACGCAGAAATAATAAACAGGAACAACATGTCACACAACACGGCTCGAGTGAGGCCAAACCGCAGGTTCTCCACGCCAGTGTGTGACCTACTCGTGTCCCCTCCCCCTGTGGGAACCCCAACATAGGACACGGGGGAGGAAAGGGGGTGATGAGGAGAGAGGGGGCGGGGCTGGGGGGGTTCTTTACGATGCTGGACACAGAGAGATAATGGCCATTCCTCCACAGCTGGCCCTCACAATCAAAGGAAGAGGGAGCTTGGAGGATTCCAGCTTTAACCAGGCCATTGTCCGGGCTAATTACATCTGAATGCAGGACCTCCATGACCCTATACCGGCCCCCCCTTTCTCCACCGGGCCAGAACCTGCACGAAAAACCCCAAGAAACCCTTCAGAGAGGAGGCAGAGTGCACAGAAATATATAAACCCAGTTCTTATTCAGTAGTCTTtaatgtctcacacacacacacacacacacacacacacacacacacacacacacacacacacacacccatccccAGCAGGCTCTCATCACACACGCTCACTTGTGGCACTTGGCATTAGATCAGATCTCAGCTTGCTGCTCTCAGAAGAGATGAGGAGGTCTGAGAGGACTCAGGTTGAATAGAAAACACGGTGAAGAGCCTTTCCCTGATGCGTCCCCATAATCCCAATCTACGCGCTCCCCCTGGTGCTCCCCACTGGCCTCCATCTGTGCCCCGAACAGCCCCCAACTCCAGCACAGCATCCTCCCATCGCAGTTTTCTCTAAATTCTTCAATTTATTGGCCCACTAACAAATTCTCCGTCCTATTGTCGTACACATTAGCTCTTCGCCCTTTTGGCAGCTGAAAGAATCCTGTTGAGGTGTCAAAGCTGATGAGGAACTTCGATCTGGCAGATTTGCATTAATTCTAGAAAAAACACTGAAGTGAAAGATCTCCGCTTCAAAACTTGAGATGTTGCTGATTGAAAAAGGTGCAAAATTAGCAGATTTTCAAAATCAAACCTTTTATTTTGACGACTTGTGATTCACACACGTTTGCTGCTACAACCAGACAGTAACCATCTAACATTGGTGATGTCAGGACACCCTGGTCTGGTTCTGTGTGTTGTGGGTTCCTCTCATTAGTAAGAACACTCAGGCATTTTTCACTGtgaaagaaatgaaaaaaaaaaaggcgaGCTAACTCATTCaaaagttttaagtgtaattcttGCATAAGGGGATTTTTGAAGCTCTGGAGCCAAAAACACAATGATAGTAGTGAAAAAATCTGTCTCTcgcacaggggcgtgtccagggagtggcctggggtagcacatgccacccttggaatctgattggccaccccaggtgccaccacactaatttaattttaaataggcttttcattgtccacataaggcttgggggtaaaaaaaaaaaagcataaccgttggtgccacccatgcacaaagctgtgcctcacctgggccaccccattttaaaagatctggacacgcccctgctctCGCAGTGGGAATACatcagacccctccatgatttctaaaTGTGAGTATTTGCAAAATCTCATAGTGTTCAAATACTGACGTTCCTCACTCTGTCTGCTCGAGTCTCAAATAAATCGTCCACCGTTTACACCAAAGCCGTTTCAACTGAGCACTGATCCTGAACCAGCAATGAGTCGCATCCAATAGGTGATGAGATGTTCTCAGTCAGGTTCTGCAAATTCATAAAGACGTGTCGTGTTTTGATGTTACAAAGTATGATTCCACGTCTAGTAAATGGCGAGGAGCTGTAGCTGCTGCATCAAGCCTCCCCTGCATGTATTTTATGGAGGGTTTGCACAGATAAAGGACTGTTTCAGTTTCCCTGCATGCACAAATTTCACATTTTGTGTTGTTTGTGTGGACGTGTGAGCGATAGCGTGAGGGCTAGGAGGTCTCAGTGGTGCTCAGTTTAGCATTGATTTATTCTCTTTCTCCAATTTATTTCCCCTTCGCCTGATCTGCCTTTGGGAGGACGAATGGAGGAGAAACGCCAGGCACAGTAACTACCCctctctctgtcacacacacacacacacacacacgcagcagaAATGTTTCTGCAAAAATCCCTCAAACGTGCTTCTAGCTCTGATTCGTCGGTCGTTCTATAAACTATAAATTCAAAACACTTCCTGAAATCTAAAGGCACCCAAGCTACTACAAGACGTCTCATGTTGTCTCATGTAACCGTCCTCAGGGAACCCATGAAGACATAAAGGGACCCTCATACCTTTAGCTGAGTGGTCATAACTCACCTGAGGGTGGTTTTACTGTGACGTTACGGTCGACATGCACAGATTAATCTTGTCCTCTGCTTTACAACGTCCTAGAAGAGAAGCACCAGtgtggtatttttatttttattctttaactGGCAGCTCATGTGCCTCTCCAGCAGTTTGGTGTTACATTGTTGTGTTAAAGCACAAAGATGCAAATCTGTCAATTTGTTTCATGTCTGATGTGGGGGTACGATAGTGAACCTCACAATTTTATTCCCTTGCAAAAAATaaatggggtgggggtggggggtgagggaTGGGATGAGGGGCAGGCAGGTTGTTGAACCCACTTGAAAGCTCAACGCCCTGATCGATCGTCTCGGGCCACGCAGGGATTGAAATCAGGCTAAGTCTGTACCAATCAATACTGATGGCTAACTCAGGGGTTAAAACGAGTGAATCTCCATAGAAGCTCATACTCAAGTCTCCACTATCGGATACAgtacaaaaaaatgcaaatgcaCATGCTAACAGACAAGTACATGAGTGCACGTTGATTTCTATAAGTTACACATCTGAGTTTATTTTTGTCATCTGATTAGAAGATTGtggttgtcgtcgtcgtcgtcttcctccgcttatccgggtccgggtcgcgggggcagcatcccatctagggagctccagactgtcctctccccggccacctccaccagctcctccggcaggagcccaaggcgttcccggaccagattggagatgtaacctctccaacgtgtcctgggtcgacccgggggcctcctgccagcaggacatgcccgaaacacctccccagggaggcgtccaggaggcatcctgaccagatgcccaaaccacctcaactggctcctttcgatccggaggagcagcggttctactccgagtccctcccgaatgtccgagctccccaccctatctctaaggctgagcccggccaccctacggaggaaactcatttcggccgcttgtatccgcgatctcgttctttcggtcattacccaaagctcatgaccataggtgaggattgggacgtagatcgaccggtaaatcgagagcctggctttctggctcagctccctcttcaccacgacagatcggctcagcgtccgcatcactgcagacgccgaatcaatccgcctgtcgatctcccgatccctcctaccctcacttgtgaacaagaccccgagatacttaaactcctccacttgaggtaggacctctcccccgacccggagttggcaagccacccttttccggtcgagaaccatggtctcagatttggaggtgctgatcctcatcaagATTGTGGTATCCATCATAAATTTGACAGCGTTATCGGAGACGCGGAATGTGCACATTAGATCAGAAATGAGAGTCAAAAACTAAATTTTGCTGCTGCTTTGCTGcaatagaagtagaaatcacataGAAGTAAACTATACATGAGACACGGTGTGGTACGATACAGTAATTTACCATTACCATACAATGTGACATAACGTGATATAAAACAATGAATCATGTGGATAGGATTACATACAATATAATAGATACCACAATATACAGTATATGGTGAGATGTGAGCATAAAAAGACGTCACGAAAAAACATAGTAAGAGATCATAGAGTACGATATGACTCTGCAAAATACAGTTTGACACAGGAAGGCACAATACAATACAAAACAACATGATATGGTAAGATACAATGTACACAaccgtgtccctcgggggccctgtggggggtattccgggagtatggggtacaagGCCccttgatacgggctgttaggtccctgtgtgaCTGGTGCCAGAGCATGATCTTGATTGCtgacagtgactacgtttacatgcagccaatatccgggttatgatcgggttaaggtcggtattcgggtttctgagttgatcagaataacccgtttacaagcataaatagaaagagttacccctaacttgcataacctgatttaaatgcggacgttggggtagcgtcaggacatatggactacgtccagacgcaatatgcatcatttccggttcttcttggtccggtatccatgaaaacaacaacatgtttcccagttcggaagagatagcgaccgcgtttctttACGCTTtaatttcctcgtcactccaaaagtgtggtgctgtgccgcgactcgccatgttgctcccaacttgttgtttacttccggtgttctggcgcatacaagacgtctcgctactcaaaagaccaagattccttgcgaacagagcatgtgcagaacacacgcttcgatggggatatcccggtatgcgtttacacgaccaaacaatcgggttagaaaagggttaccccaggtgtagtaaccgggtttttaaaaacccggttatgagcatatccgggtttttggcggtgtttacatggacctgcggaaccgggttattgtgaatattcgggtgttaaaagggttactggctgcatgtaaacgcagggAATAGGTCAGGCTCATTTCCAGGTGTAatcggactccgccaaggctgcattttgtcaccgattctgttcataacttttacgaacagaatttctaggcacaaccgagatgttgaggggatctgttttgatggctggaggatcaggtctctgcttttttacAGATGATGTTGTCCTGTTTGCTTCGTCAGACTGttctctccagctttcgctggagcggttctcagccgagtgtgaagcagctgggatgagatgaGATAAGAacccctctaaatctgagaccgggTAAAGTCCctgctccaggtcagggatgaggtcctggaggagcttaaatatctcggggtcttgttcatgagcgagggcgttacgtccccggctctctaggagagatgaggaggggagtaataaaattagtgTGTGGATTAAATAATCAACAAAGTGATGCGTCGCGTAAAAACAAGAATTTTATCACAAAACGAATATTTACAATACTAAAAAGGAATCTgtatacaaaaacaaaaggaGATGTATTCAAAAGGGAGATAACGAAAAGCGCCAACCCAGAAGGGGACGGGGATAAACAACCGAGAATATTAATATTTTTACAAAAGGGGAGATCCTAAATTCAAAGTCAAAATGCCGGTCCGAAGTCAAATTACCACACGGTCTAATTCCAAATCCAAAGTGAGTCAAATATCAAAGTCGAATGAGCTGTATcaacgaggagaagagaatagtgcaAACTCTGACGAGTCGACACTACCCTGGGACCTTCTCACCGAATGAGGGCAAgagggcagcttttaacagctgatctAGTAATTATCCCTGATTTGGAACAGCTTGGCACCGGgagacaggtgagacagaggccactgaggccatcttgtggccaaaagGGGTACGGCACGTAacagagggaaagatggagcgcgagatcgataggcggattggtgctgcgtctacagTAATGCAGGCGTtcacccagaggagctggcccacgtgTCAGGGGAAAGGGCAGTCTGGGCATCTCTGCTTAGGCAGCTGCCTTGGCGACTTGACCCCAGAGGCATGGATGAAAATTAatgcatggatggatagatggtagtttgtcctaaagttgaagtggtagcagccggctgtttctcctctgatagtTTTGTGCGGCgatcctctcacaccagtgatgttttgttgctaaatacatgagtgcaTAATGAACGGAGGACCCAGGGAGGTGCGGAAGTGCTGCAGTCCAGCGagaccaacaactggatggtccaatggttgcttttggtccaaaacaTGTTTCTGGCACAGGTTTGTTCTTGACAAAccactttattgttatttttgtaaatctccacaatatatttagagCTATAATAAGTTAGAAGGCATGgacattttttaatttaatttgctttccaaatgttctttacagtgatccctcgtttatcgcggtagatgcgttccagacctggccgcgataggtgaaaatccgcgaagtagggacaccatatttacagtacagtactatattgaattatcgtatgatcacattctctttttgtgggtaaaactcaagaaaaaaatttttttacttgttttttttatagttttattacaaaaagtgcattttatgatgaaattgatgaaaaaaacaggaatttcttgatatttcgcatagaaaaataccgcgaatcggtgaaaaataacgCGAATCTGCAAATtttccttgaataaggctccaaagaaaaaatctgtgaagtcgtgaatccgcgataaacgaaccgcgaagtagcgagggatcactgtagtagCTTTAAGTGATGCAATAAATTACAGCACTAATAACTTAAACCCCAATCATCCGCATTCAAACTGGCCCAACAGAATGTATGTTAATTAAACACATTTAATGTTGGCTAAATTTACGTTTCCAATATAATTATCCTCTTACTGATTAATTATCAATGATTTTTGAACTGGAATATATATTACTGTCATGTTTAAATAAACACATACTGAGAATCCACTGTTAACCTTATTGCACTGAAAAAATAACATC contains:
- the pou3f2a gene encoding POU domain, class 3, transcription factor 2a, with translation MSGVLSGVTTSVSRSRPIKSGARRTTGARLCVPLAQRPGDAGERRLAAPWRKRVPVKGSLRLTPATTLAPVVMATATSNHYSVLSTPSSAPPLAESGSMQQAAAYRDAHTLLQNDYGTLPGGGHPLSHAHQWITALSHGDSGAPWPSSPLGEQDVKPILHDSDREELQNSSSLQQQQQQRHPHLAHQQAHHDARAWRTSTATTHISGMATSEGQSLVYSQSGFGLMPGGEQGGGMHHHSLRDEDHHSHSPHLSEHGSGPGAHQQSISHQQQHGGHQDQSDEDTPTSDELEQFAKQFKQRRIKLGFTQADVGLALGTLYGNVFSQTTICRFEALQLSFKNMCKLKPLLNKWLEEADSTSGSPTSLDKIAAQGRKRKKRTSIEVGVKGALESHFLKCPKPGAAEINSLADSLQLEKEVVRVWFCNRRQKEKRMTPVGGQIPGGEDMYGDTPPHHGGQTPVQ